One Natranaerovirga hydrolytica genomic region harbors:
- a CDS encoding chemotaxis protein CheD has product MAEMIKVGMADLKTCKTPDILTTLGLGSCVGIVLYDPSKKIAGLAHIMLPDSTQIRNNSNKAKFADTAIDVLIDEMISMGARKDRLVAKLAGGAQMFSFNSSNDLMKIGLRNAEASKKILKALNIRILSEDTGENYGRTIEFNSDNGELLIKTIGKEPKTI; this is encoded by the coding sequence ATGGCAGAAATGATAAAAGTTGGAATGGCCGATTTAAAGACTTGTAAAACTCCTGATATATTAACAACATTAGGGTTAGGCTCTTGTGTAGGTATTGTATTATATGATCCGAGTAAGAAGATTGCTGGTTTAGCACATATTATGTTGCCAGACAGTACACAAATAAGAAATAACTCTAACAAAGCAAAATTTGCAGATACAGCAATTGATGTATTAATTGATGAGATGATAAGTATGGGAGCTAGAAAAGATAGATTAGTAGCAAAATTAGCAGGAGGCGCTCAAATGTTCTCCTTTAATTCGAGTAATGATTTAATGAAGATAGGTCTTAGAAATGCAGAAGCTTCAAAAAAAATATTAAAAGCATTAAATATTAGAATTCTATCTGAAGATACAGGGGAAAACTATGGTAGAACCATTGAATTTAATTCGGATAATGGGGAACTACTGATAAAAACTATAGGAAAAGAACCTAAAACAATATAG
- a CDS encoding FliA/WhiG family RNA polymerase sigma factor produces the protein MEEKNKLWESYAHNKTKEKKDELIIQYAPLVKFVAGRLNMYLGNNVDFEDLVSYGVFGLIDAIDKYDYLKGVKFETYASLRIRGAILDEIRKNDWVPRSLRQKQKKIDTTFQELENMLGREPSDKEMAKALDLSVEMYQEWLSNTKMLSIMSLDEYVEQGNEVEGNSGRSKHFDQPEEVVQKEELKKILLKTIERLTEKEKKVVILYYYEELTLKEISYILDVSESRVSQLHTKALQKMRLNLGSNSDIIMI, from the coding sequence ATGGAGGAAAAAAATAAATTATGGGAATCTTATGCACATAATAAAACAAAAGAAAAAAAAGATGAACTCATTATTCAGTATGCACCTTTGGTTAAATTCGTTGCTGGAAGATTGAATATGTATTTAGGTAATAATGTTGATTTTGAAGATCTTGTCAGTTATGGTGTTTTTGGATTAATTGATGCCATTGACAAATATGATTACTTAAAAGGTGTAAAGTTTGAAACCTATGCCAGTCTAAGGATTAGAGGTGCTATACTAGATGAAATTAGAAAAAATGACTGGGTTCCAAGATCGCTAAGGCAAAAGCAAAAAAAAATTGACACAACTTTTCAAGAGTTGGAAAATATGTTAGGTCGAGAACCCAGTGATAAAGAAATGGCTAAGGCATTAGACCTTTCTGTAGAAATGTATCAAGAATGGTTGTCTAATACAAAAATGTTAAGCATAATGTCTTTAGATGAGTATGTTGAACAGGGCAATGAGGTAGAAGGGAACAGTGGTCGATCTAAACACTTTGATCAGCCTGAAGAAGTGGTTCAAAAAGAAGAATTAAAAAAAATATTGCTAAAAACCATTGAACGTTTAACCGAAAAAGAAAAAAAGGTTGTCATCTTATATTACTATGAAGAACTGACGTTAAAAGAAATTAGCTATATATTAGATGTGTCCGAATCAAGAGTTTCTCAGTTGCATACAAAAGCATTGCAAAAAATGAGATTAAACTTAGGATCCAATAGTGATATAATAATGATATAA
- a CDS encoding DUF342 domain-containing protein has translation MEVYDGYFEVINKKENGTYLKIFKKKKEGKDVDFFTIINYLDSKGFENYDEEKIRETLDNLKEDIEIKISNKIIESIDEAIEIIVSEDRLKAYVRFAPPIGEGKILTKVDVIDILSKNNITYGVNEDEISAIIESKVYFNDYLIAQGKEPQEGKDAVIKYYFSTNTNTKPKENDDGSVDFHQLNIINNVKDGDLLAELIPAVEGEHGIDVYGNKIKVKSVKRLSLKPGKNVELSEDKLKLFARKDGDVKVEDGKVIVYDYFEVPADVDSSTGNIDFNGTVVVRGNVRTGYIIKAKGDIEVYGVVEGATLISEGEVILRRGIQGMGKGRIEAQGNLISKFIENSTVKVRGFIHSEAILHSNVTAKNEIIVDGKKGMVTGGEVRSGTEVQAKTLGSHMGTVTNVEVGVDPTIIDEYNQAEKDIKNIKEEQVKMDQIIKLLKSKQQKNGTLDPDKLKMLQDATRNKIFLQGKLKTSMKKHQDLDELLENQDMGKVKVMNKVYPGVRITICNAKLFVKDENHYCTYYKDRADIKTTSYA, from the coding sequence ATGGAAGTATATGATGGATATTTTGAGGTTATTAATAAAAAAGAGAATGGTACGTATTTAAAAATTTTTAAAAAGAAAAAGGAAGGTAAAGATGTTGATTTTTTCACGATTATTAACTATTTAGATTCAAAAGGATTTGAAAATTATGATGAAGAAAAAATAAGAGAAACCCTTGATAATCTTAAAGAAGATATTGAAATTAAGATATCTAATAAAATCATAGAGAGTATTGATGAAGCCATAGAAATTATTGTTTCAGAAGATAGATTGAAAGCCTATGTGCGCTTTGCACCGCCAATAGGCGAAGGTAAAATATTAACAAAAGTAGATGTTATTGATATTTTATCCAAAAACAATATTACTTATGGTGTCAATGAAGATGAAATTTCTGCTATCATTGAGTCCAAAGTATATTTCAATGATTATCTGATAGCTCAAGGAAAAGAGCCCCAAGAAGGTAAAGATGCAGTAATAAAATATTATTTTTCTACAAATACAAATACAAAACCGAAGGAAAATGACGATGGTTCAGTTGATTTTCATCAATTGAATATTATTAATAATGTTAAAGACGGAGATTTATTAGCTGAATTAATTCCTGCTGTTGAAGGCGAACATGGCATAGATGTTTATGGTAATAAAATAAAAGTAAAGAGCGTTAAAAGGCTTTCGTTAAAGCCAGGCAAAAATGTAGAGTTATCAGAAGATAAATTAAAACTGTTTGCTAGAAAAGATGGAGATGTAAAGGTAGAAGATGGTAAGGTTATTGTATATGACTATTTTGAAGTTCCAGCAGATGTAGACAGCTCTACAGGAAATATCGATTTCAATGGAACAGTAGTAGTTAGAGGTAATGTAAGAACGGGATACATTATTAAAGCAAAAGGCGATATAGAAGTATATGGTGTGGTAGAAGGTGCAACATTAATTAGTGAAGGAGAAGTTATACTTAGACGTGGCATACAGGGTATGGGAAAAGGAAGAATTGAAGCCCAAGGTAATTTGATTTCTAAATTTATTGAGAATTCCACTGTTAAAGTAAGAGGTTTTATACATAGTGAAGCCATATTACATAGCAATGTGACAGCAAAAAATGAGATCATTGTAGATGGTAAAAAAGGTATGGTTACAGGAGGAGAAGTAAGGTCTGGAACGGAAGTACAAGCTAAAACCCTTGGTTCTCATATGGGAACTGTAACAAATGTAGAAGTTGGTGTGGATCCTACCATTATTGATGAATACAATCAAGCAGAAAAAGATATTAAAAATATAAAAGAAGAACAAGTAAAAATGGATCAAATTATTAAGTTATTAAAATCGAAGCAACAAAAAAACGGTACATTGGATCCTGATAAGCTTAAAATGTTGCAAGATGCAACACGAAATAAAATATTTCTACAAGGCAAATTAAAAACAAGCATGAAAAAACATCAAGATCTAGATGAGCTTTTAGAAAATCAAGATATGGGAAAAGTTAAAGTTATGAATAAAGTTTATCCAGGAGTAAGAATAACCATATGTAATGCAAAACTCTTTGTAAAAGATGAGAATCACTATTGTACTTACTATAAAGATAGAGCAGATATTAAAACAACTTCCTATGCATAA
- a CDS encoding DUF6115 domain-containing protein, translating to MNFSFSLIHIIVFTTGIIILMASFFLGSHKKENETNHHEPFDEPIQEDDSMDTKKIMAINEYSDYVLEEIEKKHKELLFMYQIINEKEKNLKHSISQIHEKDGYKVSDGKKNPDNEIEKVDQDKIHDHTENQRVNEELISKDYDAEDVDKVIIDESFTNYNKEVLDLYRTGQSIKQIAKDLDIGIGEVRLIIDLFKEVT from the coding sequence GTGAATTTTTCTTTTAGTTTAATTCATATTATAGTATTTACAACTGGAATCATTATACTTATGGCTAGTTTTTTTCTAGGAAGTCATAAAAAAGAAAATGAAACCAATCATCATGAACCATTTGATGAACCCATACAAGAAGATGATTCAATGGATACCAAAAAAATAATGGCTATCAATGAATATTCAGATTATGTTTTAGAAGAAATTGAAAAAAAACACAAAGAATTATTATTTATGTATCAGATTATTAATGAAAAAGAAAAGAATCTAAAACATAGTATATCTCAAATACACGAAAAAGATGGATACAAAGTCAGTGATGGCAAAAAAAACCCTGATAACGAGATAGAAAAAGTAGATCAAGATAAAATCCATGATCATACAGAAAACCAAAGGGTCAATGAGGAACTTATCAGTAAAGATTATGATGCAGAAGATGTGGACAAAGTGATAATTGATGAATCTTTTACCAATTACAATAAAGAAGTATTGGACTTATATAGAACAGGTCAATCCATAAAACAAATAGCGAAAGACCTTGATATAGGCATTGGAGAAGTCAGACTAATCATTGATTTATTTAAAGAGGTGACATAA
- the rpsB gene encoding 30S ribosomal protein S2, which yields MSVISMKQLLEAGVHFGHQTRRWNPKMSEYIYTERNGIYIIDLQKTVHKVDDAYNAIKKVVEDGGSVLFVGTKKQAQDSIKAEAERCGMYYVNQRWLGGMLTNFDTIKSRIRRLKDLEKMEQDGTFDVLPKKEVIQLKHEMDKLERNLGGIKEMKKAPDLIFIVDPRKERIAIQEAHNLGIPLVGIVDTNCDPEEIDYVIPGNDDAIRAVKLIVGRMADAVIEANQGAQTNDTKEDKKEVAE from the coding sequence ATGAGCGTAATATCAATGAAACAATTACTTGAAGCAGGTGTGCATTTTGGACACCAAACGAGAAGATGGAATCCAAAGATGTCTGAGTATATCTATACAGAAAGAAATGGGATTTACATTATTGACTTACAAAAAACGGTACACAAAGTTGACGATGCATATAATGCAATTAAAAAAGTTGTTGAAGATGGTGGGTCAGTTTTATTTGTAGGAACAAAAAAACAAGCACAAGATTCAATTAAAGCAGAAGCAGAGCGTTGTGGCATGTACTATGTTAACCAAAGATGGTTAGGTGGCATGTTAACAAACTTTGACACAATTAAAAGCAGAATCAGAAGATTAAAAGATTTAGAGAAAATGGAACAAGATGGTACATTTGATGTGTTACCTAAAAAAGAAGTTATTCAATTAAAACATGAAATGGATAAATTAGAAAGAAATCTTGGTGGTATTAAAGAAATGAAAAAAGCACCAGATTTAATTTTCATAGTTGATCCAAGAAAAGAAAGAATAGCAATTCAAGAAGCACATAATTTAGGAATTCCGTTAGTTGGAATCGTTGATACAAACTGTGATCCAGAAGAGATTGATTATGTAATACCTGGAAATGATGATGCCATTAGAGCAGTAAAATTAATTGTTGGTAGAATGGCTGATGCAGTTATAGAAGCAAATCAAGGTGCACAAACAAACGATACAAAAGAAGATAAAAAAGAAGTTGCAGAATAA
- the tsf gene encoding translation elongation factor Ts gives MAITASMVKELREKTGAGMMDCKKALTKNDGDMEKSVEFLREKGLAAAAKKADRVAAEGLVKAYISDDAKKAAIVEVNSETDFVAKNEDFQNFVTDVAEQAINTNATDIDAFLEEKWLRDESKLVKDILVEKISVIGENLSIRRFEKFESDNGFIESYIHGEGRIGVIVELETETNSDAIKEAARNLAMQIAAIAPKYISKDEVSQDYIEKEREILKQQAVNENPDKPENIIDKMIIGRLQKQLKEVCLLDQQYVKDGDLTISKYLDQVSKEVGFKVNVKRFVRFETGEGIEKKEENFADEVAKQLGQ, from the coding sequence ATGGCTATTACTGCAAGTATGGTAAAAGAACTAAGAGAAAAAACTGGTGCAGGAATGATGGACTGTAAAAAAGCTTTAACGAAAAATGACGGGGACATGGAAAAATCAGTTGAGTTTTTAAGAGAAAAAGGGCTAGCAGCTGCGGCTAAAAAAGCAGATAGAGTAGCAGCAGAAGGATTAGTTAAAGCATATATAAGTGATGATGCAAAAAAAGCAGCCATCGTAGAAGTAAATAGCGAAACAGACTTTGTTGCTAAAAATGAAGATTTCCAGAATTTTGTTACAGATGTTGCTGAGCAAGCCATTAATACCAATGCAACAGATATAGATGCTTTTTTAGAAGAAAAATGGTTAAGAGACGAATCAAAATTAGTAAAAGATATTTTAGTAGAAAAGATATCTGTAATTGGAGAAAATCTTTCAATAAGACGTTTTGAAAAGTTTGAGTCAGATAATGGTTTTATTGAATCATACATTCATGGAGAAGGAAGAATTGGTGTTATTGTTGAATTAGAAACAGAAACAAATTCTGATGCAATAAAAGAAGCTGCTAGAAATTTAGCAATGCAAATTGCAGCAATCGCACCGAAATACATCTCAAAAGATGAAGTATCACAAGATTATATTGAAAAAGAGAGAGAAATCTTAAAGCAACAAGCGGTTAACGAAAACCCAGATAAACCAGAAAATATCATTGATAAAATGATTATTGGACGTTTACAAAAACAATTAAAAGAAGTTTGTTTATTAGATCAACAATATGTTAAAGATGGTGATTTAACAATAAGCAAATATCTTGATCAAGTATCTAAAGAAGTAGGATTTAAAGTTAATGTAAAACGATTCGTTAGATTTGAAACAGGTGAAGGTATTGAGAAAAAAGAAGAGAATTTTGCTGACGAAGTAGCAAAACAACTTGGACAATAA
- the pyrH gene encoding UMP kinase, with protein sequence MKRILLKLSGEALAGNNSTGFDEDIVLDVANQVKQAIEQDIQIGVVIGGGNFWRGRTSNNIGRCKADQIGMLATIMNAIYVSEIFESVGLETEVLTPFEVGRFTKMYSIDRANKHLKHKKVVFFAGGTGHPYFSTDTAAALRAIEINADTILLAKNIDGVYDCDPNEYDTAKKYDEISLKEVIDKNLKVMDLTAAIMCLENKMPMLVFGLNEKNGIINTLSGDFKGTNIKV encoded by the coding sequence ATAAAACGTATATTACTTAAACTAAGCGGCGAAGCATTAGCGGGCAATAATAGCACAGGTTTTGATGAAGACATTGTTTTGGATGTAGCCAATCAAGTGAAACAAGCTATTGAACAAGACATCCAAATTGGTGTGGTAATAGGAGGAGGTAACTTCTGGAGAGGTAGAACAAGTAACAACATAGGCAGATGTAAAGCAGATCAAATCGGTATGTTAGCAACCATAATGAATGCAATTTATGTATCTGAAATATTTGAAAGTGTTGGTCTTGAAACAGAAGTTTTAACGCCATTTGAAGTGGGGCGCTTTACAAAAATGTATTCCATAGATCGAGCCAATAAACATTTAAAACATAAGAAAGTTGTTTTTTTCGCTGGTGGAACAGGGCATCCATATTTTTCAACAGATACAGCAGCAGCACTAAGAGCAATAGAAATTAATGCGGACACAATTTTATTAGCAAAAAATATTGACGGTGTATACGATTGTGATCCTAATGAATATGACACTGCAAAAAAATATGATGAAATTTCTTTAAAAGAAGTGATTGATAAGAATTTAAAAGTAATGGACTTAACAGCAGCAATAATGTGCTTAGAAAATAAAATGCCAATGTTAGTCTTTGGTTTAAATGAAAAAAATGGTATAATAAATACATTATCAGGTGATTTCAAAGGAACTAATATAAAAGTATAA
- the frr gene encoding ribosome recycling factor translates to MSNDLKEFESRMKGAIENLDDEYNAIRAGRANPNILDKIKVDYYGQPTPIQQVGNVSVPEPRVIMIQPWDSSILKDIEKAINISDIGLSPSNDGKAIRLVFPELTEERRKDIAKDVKKIGENSKVAIRNIRRDANDYFKKLNKDNEITEDDLRAMEDAVQKLTDKYIEVIDNRIEAKSKEILTV, encoded by the coding sequence ATGTCCAATGATTTAAAAGAATTTGAAAGCAGAATGAAAGGCGCAATAGAAAATTTAGATGATGAATATAATGCAATTAGAGCAGGTAGAGCTAATCCTAATATTTTAGATAAGATTAAAGTAGATTATTATGGTCAACCTACTCCAATTCAACAAGTAGGTAATGTTTCTGTTCCAGAACCGAGAGTCATTATGATTCAACCATGGGATAGCTCTATTTTAAAAGACATTGAAAAAGCAATCAACATTTCAGATATAGGCCTTTCACCAAGTAATGACGGAAAAGCTATTCGATTGGTATTTCCTGAATTAACAGAAGAAAGAAGAAAAGACATTGCTAAAGATGTGAAAAAAATTGGTGAAAATTCAAAAGTAGCTATAAGAAATATAAGAAGAGATGCCAATGACTATTTTAAAAAGTTGAACAAAGATAATGAAATCACAGAAGATGATTTAAGAGCTATGGAAGACGCAGTTCAAAAACTAACAGACAAATACATTGAGGTTATTGATAATAGAATTGAAGCCAAATCCAAAGAAATTCTTACAGTTTAA
- a CDS encoding isoprenyl transferase — MKIPNHLAIIMDGNGRWAKSKNKPRKYGHSQGSNTLEQVCKDVYDLGVKYLTVYAFSTENWNRPEDEINALMDLLRKFLKESIKKSKKNNMRVKVIGTRENLDKDIIESINQLEEETKDLDGLTLLIALNYGSRNEIIRAIKKVIIDYDNKKINIDEFKESMFDHYLDTQKIPDPDLLIRTSGEKRISNFLLWQLAYTEFYFTEKFWPDFNKQELIKAIIYYNQRERRFGKI; from the coding sequence ATGAAGATACCTAATCATTTGGCTATTATAATGGATGGTAATGGGAGATGGGCAAAAAGCAAAAATAAACCTAGAAAATACGGCCATTCTCAAGGCAGTAATACTTTAGAACAGGTTTGCAAAGATGTATATGATTTAGGTGTAAAATATTTAACAGTCTATGCTTTTTCTACAGAAAATTGGAATAGACCAGAAGATGAAATCAATGCTTTAATGGATTTGCTAAGAAAATTTCTTAAGGAAAGTATTAAAAAATCAAAAAAGAATAATATGAGAGTAAAAGTTATAGGAACCAGAGAAAATCTTGATAAAGATATTATTGAAAGCATTAATCAGTTAGAAGAAGAAACGAAAGATTTAGATGGACTGACCCTTCTCATTGCATTGAATTATGGTAGTAGGAATGAAATTATTAGAGCCATTAAAAAAGTGATTATTGATTATGATAATAAAAAAATTAATATAGATGAATTTAAAGAAAGTATGTTTGATCATTATTTGGATACACAAAAGATTCCTGATCCAGATTTATTGATTCGAACCAGTGGAGAAAAAAGAATTTCTAATTTTTTATTGTGGCAGTTGGCATATACGGAGTTTTATTTTACTGAAAAATTTTGGCCAGACTTTAATAAACAAGAACTGATAAAAGCAATAATCTATTATAATCAAAGAGAAAGAAGATTTGGTAAGATTTAA
- a CDS encoding phosphatidate cytidylyltransferase produces the protein MKLRVLSSIIGLPITLLVVIYGELLLLLFLGVVAFIGLYEIYNAFKIQDNVLKSIGYLTHIAYFILIGYGLKSYNLFLISVFLMILLITLVIKYPKYELENLIYVFFGFFYVSFLFSHIYFVRELTIYGEWIVWLIFISAWGSDTFAYATGLTMGKHLLAPNLSPKKTIEGSIGGIIGAMVLSSVYGYIFIHYNQLPNTYIYMFAIITFFGAIISQIGDLAASAIKRKVLTKDFGHIIPGHGGIIDRFDSIIFTAPFIYYISFLILNHMN, from the coding sequence ATGAAATTAAGAGTATTAAGTTCTATTATTGGATTACCAATTACTTTGCTAGTCGTTATATACGGCGAATTATTGCTATTATTATTTTTAGGTGTTGTTGCTTTTATAGGTTTATATGAAATATATAATGCTTTTAAAATACAGGATAATGTACTTAAGTCAATTGGTTATTTAACCCATATTGCATATTTTATTTTAATAGGTTATGGATTAAAATCCTATAATTTATTTTTAATTAGTGTGTTTTTAATGATATTACTCATAACGTTAGTCATTAAATACCCCAAATATGAATTAGAAAATCTTATATATGTATTTTTTGGGTTCTTTTATGTATCATTTTTATTTTCACATATATATTTTGTGAGAGAGCTTACAATTTATGGTGAGTGGATTGTTTGGCTTATTTTTATTTCAGCATGGGGAAGCGATACATTTGCCTATGCCACAGGACTAACGATGGGGAAACATTTGTTAGCACCTAATTTAAGCCCTAAAAAGACCATAGAGGGATCTATTGGAGGGATTATTGGGGCAATGGTTTTAAGCAGCGTTTATGGTTATATCTTTATTCATTATAACCAATTACCCAATACATATATTTATATGTTTGCAATAATAACATTCTTTGGTGCCATTATTTCTCAAATAGGTGACTTGGCAGCATCAGCAATCAAAAGAAAAGTTTTAACTAAAGATTTTGGTCATATCATACCAGGTCATGGAGGTATAATTGACAGGTTTGATAGCATAATATTTACAGCACCATTTATTTATTATATTAGCTTTTTAATATTGAATCATATGAATTGA
- a CDS encoding 1-deoxy-D-xylulose-5-phosphate reductoisomerase, whose protein sequence is MKKITILGSTGSIGTQTLDIINLNKDIQVIGLSTYSNIDLLQEQIHQYQPKKVCVMDPNKAIELKNRLHSKTVEVLTGIEGLIQLATLNEINMVVTAIVGMIGILPTIEAIKASKDIALANKETLVTAGNIIMPLAKEKKVSILPVDSEHCAIFQCLKNEKKDSVKRLILTASGGPFRGKSIQELSKVTLQDALNHPNWSMGKKITIDSATLMNKGLEVIEAKWLFDINMDKIDVIIHPQSIVHSMVEYIDDSIIAQMGNPDMKIPIQYALYYPKRKALKKNAPTQTFGFMDLTFEKPDYQTFRCLELAYEALKIEGTMPTVLNASNEYAVKRFLKKEIHFLDIPTTVEYAMNQHTAIQNPTVDDILETEQWTYDLLERR, encoded by the coding sequence ATGAAAAAAATAACAATACTGGGTTCAACGGGTTCCATTGGCACACAAACATTAGACATTATTAACTTGAACAAAGATATTCAAGTCATTGGATTATCTACATATTCAAATATCGATTTGCTTCAAGAACAAATTCATCAATATCAGCCTAAAAAAGTTTGCGTTATGGACCCTAACAAAGCCATTGAACTTAAAAATAGATTACATTCAAAAACAGTTGAAGTCTTAACAGGAATTGAAGGGTTAATTCAATTGGCTACTTTAAATGAAATTAATATGGTTGTAACAGCAATAGTTGGAATGATAGGTATATTACCAACTATTGAAGCAATAAAAGCATCTAAAGACATAGCACTTGCCAATAAAGAAACATTGGTTACAGCAGGCAATATTATAATGCCTTTGGCAAAAGAAAAAAAAGTGTCTATATTACCTGTAGACAGTGAACATTGTGCCATATTTCAATGTTTAAAAAATGAAAAAAAAGACAGCGTCAAAAGATTAATCCTAACGGCGTCAGGTGGTCCTTTTAGAGGCAAGAGCATCCAGGAATTAAGTAAAGTCACTTTACAAGATGCCCTTAATCATCCTAATTGGTCTATGGGAAAAAAAATAACCATTGATTCTGCTACTCTAATGAACAAAGGGTTAGAAGTTATTGAGGCTAAATGGTTATTTGATATAAATATGGATAAAATAGACGTTATAATACATCCTCAAAGTATTGTGCACTCAATGGTAGAATATATTGATGATTCTATTATTGCACAGATGGGTAATCCAGACATGAAGATTCCAATACAATATGCACTGTATTACCCAAAGAGAAAAGCATTGAAAAAAAATGCACCAACCCAGACATTTGGTTTTATGGACTTAACTTTTGAAAAACCAGACTATCAAACCTTTAGATGTTTAGAATTGGCGTACGAAGCTTTGAAAATTGAAGGAACCATGCCAACGGTTTTAAATGCTTCAAATGAATATGCAGTAAAAAGATTTTTAAAAAAAGAAATTCATTTTCTTGATATACCCACAACAGTAGAATATGCAATGAATCAGCATACAGCAATTCAAAATCCTACAGTAGATGATATCTTAGAAACAGAACAATGGACTTATGATTTATTAGAAAGACGGTGA
- the rseP gene encoding RIP metalloprotease RseP produces MNKKNLLMALLLIALIVIVPRSIVVAFLIFSFIVLVHEFGHFIVAKKSGIFVEEFAIGMGPKLISVEGKETVYSIRILPIGGFCKMLGEDEDAEDERAFNNKSVWARIATVFAGPLFNFILVFLASILMIGIFGYTDTVIMGVSDDTPAQLAGLQSGDEITKIDNKSVALRQDISLAMIAAQGNPVEFEIVRDGETFTRLITPEEVDRHHYRIGINLQHQKSSFIDTIQYGAYEFRYWARYTMTSFRMLFSGEFTRQDVAGPVGIVNMVSEGYEMGSSHGALGAIEMILTFIILISFNLGVVNLIPIPALDGGRLIFLIIEGIRGKPINREAEGFMHFVGFALLMALMVFLLFNDISNFRL; encoded by the coding sequence ATGAATAAAAAAAACCTTTTAATGGCGTTATTATTAATCGCATTAATTGTTATTGTACCAAGATCAATTGTAGTGGCATTTTTAATTTTTAGTTTTATCGTATTGGTACATGAATTTGGACATTTTATTGTAGCAAAAAAAAGTGGTATTTTTGTTGAAGAATTTGCCATTGGTATGGGTCCAAAGCTCATTAGCGTTGAGGGAAAAGAAACCGTGTATTCCATTAGAATATTACCAATCGGTGGATTTTGCAAAATGTTAGGTGAAGATGAAGACGCAGAAGATGAAAGAGCCTTTAACAATAAATCCGTATGGGCCAGAATCGCAACAGTGTTTGCAGGGCCTTTATTTAACTTTATCTTAGTATTTCTAGCCTCTATTCTAATGATTGGTATATTTGGCTATACGGATACGGTTATTATGGGTGTTTCAGATGATACCCCTGCTCAATTGGCTGGGTTACAATCAGGAGATGAAATTACTAAAATTGATAATAAAAGTGTGGCATTAAGACAAGATATTAGTTTAGCAATGATTGCTGCACAAGGTAATCCTGTAGAGTTTGAAATCGTAAGAGATGGAGAGACTTTTACACGTCTGATAACACCAGAAGAAGTGGATAGACATCATTATCGAATCGGTATCAATTTACAACATCAAAAAAGTAGTTTTATAGATACCATACAATACGGTGCATACGAGTTTAGATATTGGGCGAGATATACCATGACATCATTTAGAATGTTGTTTTCAGGGGAATTTACAAGGCAAGACGTAGCAGGGCCAGTAGGTATTGTGAATATGGTGAGCGAGGGCTATGAAATGGGCTCATCTCATGGTGCTTTAGGGGCCATTGAAATGATCCTGACCTTTATTATTTTAATTAGTTTTAATTTAGGTGTGGTGAACTTAATTCCAATCCCTGCTTTAGACGGTGGACGATTAATCTTCTTGATTATTGAAGGTATAAGAGGAAAGCCAATTAATAGAGAAGCAGAAGGATTTATGCATTTTGTTGGATTTGCTTTATTAATGGCCTTAATGGTGTTTTTATTATTTAATGATATATCAAATTTTAGATTATAA